The following proteins are co-located in the Leishmania major strain Friedlin complete genome, chromosome 30 genome:
- a CDS encoding putative protein kinase, with protein MSLPEAVRHWNAVCCHHHQLLLLRHMEERYIELDLFTGAPLDSIHLKADMTAAVSAEMLDSTSSLDISAHSIYSSLSDGSGTDVTRDSCTSISDANGDGLPRAVLSLTTQRYATLIMQATVSRSLATITKKRKTRKEAMAAPTRKAAHTCLAKLAAPVIQLGLTWHTPRQRVHNDLSFSDADDEAVVERQQGKAELLAASQGSAARSFSSISSENTLHHGSTSASDIDMDVMAGRKQLPPQYHFLRAVSPTPSSSAISATSPRGIRNKPTKWSREKPARHKYAGTDKSADSSVGREAVPHEIPVRCGPGGCVYRAVSATLDSFTAAGNGEAAPPQFLLLLQLPLPLVEAFWVRLPSSSTSGSSQSGVDGAGRRRAGEQSMSAVELRRVPWLPRDACSLRAAELAVDAPIGASSASEARTTLRGFVLEASEVPSARIAMSTGFPRVLRALSAYDVLSARSTAVRSAWLAHDRRGNRSPFSASFDAGERERAAGAAAAPEHRSGTRAVHTKSFSTPFPYESNKKSSSITHVISPPTRRYIPEASFFDENFEPLMLLGRGVGGAVLLARHRVTGVFYAIKVLVARDYESERDILQEVRIHAMLENRHLVRYHTCWSEVISATRAQQLAFIGVCHPYKANLGRCKRLNSASSSLPMTARQNARDGTSHSPTNSDTDILDRSQSRSAPSGWHHLIHPSLSSMMLLGSDSTSGAVTPEKTPMRSHPRLRGDDRRRLIVDEFADDLTDDDGDAVPAGQAEKRQGEAGDCLRHSGTGISPPTKIGSQPSRRPLTFSSTSSPSARGTRAFLTAHRLRKQLPNTSVLSPGPSSAASDGVSGTTVQDVADSEGKDFETIWDDAQGCDSDRSEGSGDGYGSSQRPEENTIIGTRVVFLQMELCQGTLAQYLASRTSIDRVENLIMAIQVVAGLRYLHHRGVLHRDVKPTNVFMNYRCQYDKEVHQTNLSSTSDVDDGSEDEDDTRSFWGFPGSAASRSGASAAWHGDRSNEACVPSPSSTLTLCRHHSSSCPLKLASSGCGPSVSCAPRRSSIVPPIMQELFRAASSLTSGWKAETTMTSLDNLPSWDGEQAAVDFVMHPPHRMATEMLQERLLRRPPPPAARQRSSSKCEVEEEETAAAGATMPLVQSDGGRHFLRRLASWLLHRFVHVQLGDLGLAKFLYQQEVRVDDFVSMNAINTIGVGSPLYASPEQLKGNRCTPASDAFSVGVVLAEMYLQPKTIAERLTVLREVREGVYRDKVLLAQFPELKLVRRLTETQPERRMTLAAVHRALRSFLEQALQDELYRHYE; from the coding sequence ATGTCCTTGCCGGAGGCAGTACGGCATTGGAATGCCGTCTGCTGTCATCATCACCAACTGTTACTCTTGCGCCACATGGAGGAGCGATACATCGAGCTGGACTTGTTCACGGGGGCACCGCTTGATAGCATTCATCTGAAGGCTGacatgacggcggcggtaTCAGCGGAGATGCTGGACTCAACATCGTCTTTGGACATCTCGGCTCACAGTATCTACTCGTCCCTCagtgacggcagcggcaccgacgtGACCCGTGACAGCTGTACTAGCATCTCTGATGCGAACGGCGACGGGTTACCGCGTGCGGTGCTGTCGCTGACAACGCAGCGCTATGCGACACTGATCATGCAGGCGACAGTGTCCCGTTCCCTAGCGACGATCACcaagaagaggaagacaagGAAGGAAGCGATGGCCGCTCCGACACGGAAAGCAGCTCACACGTGCCTGGCAAAGCTGGCCGCACCAGTGATTCAGCTCGGCCTGACATGGCACACCCCCAGACAGCGCGTACACAACGACCTTTCGTTCTCCGATGCCGATGATGAGGCTGTGGTGGAGAGACAGCAGGGCAAAGCAGAACTGCTGGCCGCGTCTCAAGGCTCGGCTGCGCGATCATTCTCGTCGATCAGCAGCGAGAACACGTTGCACCACGGTAGCACAAGCGCGTCGGACATCGACATGGATGTCATGGCGGGCCGCAAGCAACTCCCCCCGCAGTACCACTTTCTCCGCGCGGTCAGTCCTacaccgtcgtcgtctgccATCTCGGCAACCTCGCCGAGAGGCATCCGCAATAAACCAACGAAGTGGTCGAGAGAAAAGCCTGCGAGGCACAAATATGCGGGCACTGACAAGAGTGCGGACTCATCTGTAGGACGCGAAGCAGTGCCGCATGAAATCCCGGTGCGGTGCGGGCCGGGCGGATGCGTGTACAGAGCCGTGAGTGCAACGCTTGACAGCTTTACCGCCGCCGGAAACGGTGAGGCGGCGCCTCCGCAGtttcttcttcttctgcagctgcctctccctcttgtgGAGGCATTCTGGGTGAGGCTACCGTCATCCTCCACATCGGGGAGCTCACagagcggcgtcgacggggcgggtcgacgccgcgcaggtgAGCAATCTATGTCCGCCGTCGAGCTGCGGCGTGTGCCATGGCTTCCACGTGACGCTTGCAGTCTTAGGGCTGCCGAGCTGGCGGTTGACGCACCGATAGGTGCCTCCAGCGCATCGGAAGCGCGAACGACTCTGCGTGGATTTGTCCTTGAGGCGTCAGAGGTACCCTCGGCGCGAATTGCGATGTCTACCGGGTTCCCGCGTGTCTTGCGCGCACTTTCTGCTTATGACGTGCTTAGCGCTAGGAGTACGGCTGTGCGTAGCGCCTGGCTTGCGCACGATAGACGGGGTAACCGCAGCCCGTTTAGCGCCTCGTTCGACGCGGGGGAACGCGAGCgggctgctggagcggcagcagccccggAGCATCGCAGTGGCACCCGCGCCGTGCACACCAAAAGCTTTTCGACACCCTTTCCCTACGAGAGCaacaagaagagcagcagcatcactCACGTCATCAGCCCGCCGACGCGTCGCTACATCCCGGAAGCCAGTTTCTTCGACGAAAACTTCGAGCCGCTCATGCTGCTTggccgcggcgtcggtggggcggtgctgctcgcgcgACATCGCGTCACCGGTGTCTTCTACGCCATCAAGGTGCTGGTCGCCCGCGACTACGAGAGTGAGCGCGATATTCTGCAGGAGGTGCGGATTCATGCGATGTTGGAGAATCGTCACCTGGTGCGCTACCACACCTGTTGGTCCGAGGTCATTTCCGCCACTCGTGCGCAACAGCTAGCGTTCATCGGTGTGTGCCACCCGTACAAGGCAAATTTGGGGCGCTGCAAGCGACTCAACTCTGCATCCTCTTCCTTGCCCATGACGGCTCGACAGAATGCACGCGACGGCACCTCGCATTCTCCCACCAACTCAGACACAGACATTCTCGACAGGTCGCAGTCACGCAGTGCGCCGAGCGGGTGGCATCATCTGATACACCCAAGCCTTTCGAGCATGATGCTTCTGGGAAGCGATTCAACAAGTGGGGCGGTAACGCCGGAAAAGACGCCGATGCGATCGCATCCGCGACTCCGCGGCGACGACCGGAGACGACTCATCGTGGATGAATTCGCTGACGATTTGACTGACGATGACGGAGACGCGGTGCCTGCAGGCCAggcggagaagcggcagGGCGAGGCAGGTGATTGTTTGAGGCACTCGGGCACAGGCATCTCTCCGCCTACAAAGATAGGGTCGCAGCCATCACGGCGCCCTCTCACCTTTTCGTCGACGTCTTCTCCGTCTGCGCGGGGCACGCGTGCTTTCCTCACTGCGCATCGGCTACGCAAGCAGCTGCCAAACACCTCTGTCCTCAGCCCCGGCCcttcctctgccgcctcggACGGCGTGAGCGGCACCACTGTTCAGGAcgtcgccgacagcgaggGAAAAGATTTCGAGACCATTTGGGATGACGCTCAAGGGTGTGACAGCGACCGTAGCGAGGGTAGCGGCGACGGCTacggcagcagccagcggCCTGAAGAGAACACCATCATTGGCACACGGGTTGTATTCCTGCAGATGGAGCTGTGCCAGGGGACTCTTGCTCAGTACCTCGCTTCTCGCACTTCCATTGATCGCGTGGAAAACTTGATCATGGCCATACAGGTTGTGGCGGGGCTGCGGTACCTGCACCATCGCGGCGTTCTGCACCGTGATGTGAAGCCGACGAATGTCTTCATGAATTACCGGTGCCAGTACGACAAGGAAGTCCACCAGACGAATTTGTCGAGCACGAGCGATGTGGATGACGGCTCTGAGGATGAGGATGACACGAGGAGTTTCTGGGGTTTTCCAGGGTCGGCCGCCTCTCGGTCTGGCGCTTCGGCAGCGTGGCACGGTGATCGTAGCAATGAGGCCTGTGTACCTTCCCCGTCTTCAACGCTTACCTTGTGTCGGCATCACTCGAGCTCCTGCCCGCTGAAGCTTGCGTCCAGTGGCTGCGGCCCGAGCGTGTCTTGTGCACCGCGGCGATCTTCAATTGTGCCCCCTATCATGCAGGAGCTGTTCCGtgctgcctcctctctcacgtCCGGTTGGAAGGCGGAGACGACCATGACGTCGCTGGACAACTTGCCTTCATGGGATGGCGAGCAGGCAGCGGTCGATTTTGTCATGCACCCGCCTCACCGCATGGCTACTGAGATGCTGCAGGAGCGACTGCTCcggcggccaccaccaccagcggcTCGCCAGCGCTCCAGCTCGAAGtgcgaggtggaggaggaggagacggccGCCGCGGGTGCGACTATGCCGCTTGTGCAGTCCGATGGTGGTCGACACTTTCTTCGCCGTCTTGCGAGCTGGCTGCTCCACCGCTTCGTGCACGTACAGCTGGGTGATTTGGGGCTTGCTAAGTTCTTGTACCAgcaggaggtgcgcgtggaCGATTTTGTTTCCATGAACGCGATCAACACGATCGGCGTCGGCTCCCCGCTCTACGCGAGCCCGGAGCAGCTCAAAGGCAACCGGTGCACACCTGCCTCAGACGCCTTTTCGGTTGGCGTTGTGTTAGCGGAGATGTACCTTCAGCCCAAGACCATCGCGGAGCGTTTGACGGTGTTGCgtgaggtgcgcgagggGGTCTACCGCGACAAGGTGCTGCTTGCCCAGTTCCCTGAGCTGAAGCTGGTGCGGCGCTTAACTGAGACACAGCCAGAGCGCCGCATGACACTCGCCGCGGTCCACAGAGCCCTCAGATCCTTTCTTGAACAAGCACTACAGGACGAGTTGTACCGCCACTACGAGTAG
- a CDS encoding putative ferric reductase, giving the protein MHIAPLTLTAQLCYRIGGTVVCVFFTVFGYLVWRTQGYYELTPEGQQRSAGFTPNGIAGVTGFFTFAGLAVVLLIETTLFYVRYAFHPSHKGRYWTMHRYASVILQAALGILYVGTGVTLLVKWSGNSAQCAFIFCLGVDKYPKTPRTRGADFESFLSVIIFFVLVPAGLVLLYRVFTIAMLQWAEKVARECDAASVAADAQASSSASSQSTGEGTSSPGRGGGVVAAVATEANPMAKPVSIRPFQPKSRVKQVCRLVGVLIGILVCAILSFWLPNDSRRWNPNCIASFARNGVSRERRTTNMTVPEMPDAWFRTGQIRFSDDLTLKLFPGNVFFYVYLLMTAIVVLVLRLTQRGRYWVQRRIPLCACFTCGEAAFVAATALLSVMFFIYWLHDHNYKQTWTVTANESAQIEAPERWARGLGQLAILFLSLLLLPVSRQSVVVSVLGVSRDGMLWFHRAVGYAMLAATVGHIVAFYVSYASFGYLMQNLNTVTNFVCKKGVYDDYTVLVVTWTTWFLLISMGIFALNLMRRRHYELFYYTHLAATYMTLPAMLFHASAGWMYLLPGMTVLLSDQLVRLWQRSAVVRVVRARVIGDDTTELAFTVPGRWDMRRVHPGQYVLVCVPELTALQWHPFTLINVVDEESAVVGSSKVSAKETVFYVHVKSMGPKTWTGRLYDLVSRGEEITMAVEGPCGTPVVYRHYGNIVLVAGGIGATPCVSILGSLLRQCHALGHSGASPRVTFIWSTRSARHVKAVADMLQLPMRCGDVVRQPATRAALVKKIDTCVAPEDVTNDVRLNTEIIQPANSLEQDEPLNEEFSAVNEGVRIADDAVQNFFLDVYVTRTTELQHFSNGDACLGEQCSSTPFTPSPKKGFVELDSKTLSCAGAMGTVQNAVDSASPWKQKTATATTTGPHGKADDAEEAKAFSNASMGRESKGLDLTGADGCEDRINGSSESTAHRMGWKVFGDAASAMDEEGAFMLNGLSRWSSSSVTKSSERLHDNSDSSGSGCVALKVHSWRPDVDRLIREALKQPGSGVQESSKLDKARTLLFVCGPNSLVRQVTASGAQLGVAVHKEEFLF; this is encoded by the coding sequence ATGCACATCGCCCCTCTGACACTCACAGCGCAGCTGTGCTACCGTATTGGTGGCACAGTGGTGTGCGTCTTCTTTACCGTCTTTGGCTACCTGGTGTGGCGTACGCAGGGCTATTACGAACTGACACCTGAAGGGCAACAACGCAGCGCCGGCTTTACGCCGAACGGTATCGCCGGTGTCACGGGCTTCTTCACGTTCGCCGGCCTCGCTGTGGTGCTTCTCATCGAGACGACGCTCTTCTACGTGCGCTACGCCTTCCACCCATCCCACAAGGGCCGCTACTGGACGATGCACCGGTATGCCTCCGTGATCCTTCAGGCCGCTCTGGGTATCCTCTACGTGGGAACTGGCGTGACGCTCCTCGTCAAGTGGAGCGGCAATTCTGCACAGTGCGCTTTCATCTTCTGCTTGGGAGTCGACAAGTACCCGAAGACGCCTCGAACGCGCGGGGCCGACTTCGAATCTTTCCTCTCCGTTATCATCTTCTTCGTCCTGGTGCCTGCAgggctggtgctgctgtacCGCGTCTTCACTATTGCCATGCTGCAGTGGGCCGAGAAAGTGGCGCGCGAGTGTGATGCGGCGAGCGTGGCAGCCGACGCGCAAgcgtccagcagcgcctccagccaGTCCACTGGCGAAGGAACATCCTCGCcgggaaggggtggtggtgtggtTGCTGCAGTGGCGACGGAGGCGAACCCAATGGCAAAGCCGGTGAGCATCCGGCCATTTCAGCCGAAGTCGAGGGTGAAGCAGGTGTGCCGCCTTGTCGGCGTGCTGATTGGCATCCTGGTGTGCGCCATTCTCTCCTTCTGGCTGCCAAACGACTCGCGCCGTTGGAACCCCAACTGTATCGCCTCCTTCGCTCGCAATGGTGTCTCGCGCGAGAGACGCACTACTAACATGACCGTGCCGGAGATGCCGGACGCGTGGTTCCGCACCGGCCAGATCCGCTTCTCTGATGACCTGACGCTGAAACTGTTCCCGGGCAACGTCTTCTTCTACGTATACCTGCTGATGACGGCGATCGTTGTgttggtgctgcggctgacgCAGCGCGGGCGGTACtgggtgcagcgccgcattccgctgtgcgcgtgcttcaCATGTGGCGAGGCCGCCTTTGTCGCCGCtacggcgctgctgtcggtcATGTTCTTCATCTACTGGCTACACGACCACAACTACAAACAGACTTGGACTGTGACTGCGAATGAGAGTGCACAGATTGAGGCGCCGGAGCGCTGGGCCCGCGGACTGGGCCAGCTGGCCATCCTGTTCCtttcgctgctgttgctgccggtGAGCCGTCAGTCGGTGGTGGTCAGTGTGCTTGGTGTGTCGCGGGATGGCATGTTGTGGTTCCACCGCGCTGTCGGCTACGCCATGCTGGCGGCCACGGTTGGCCACATCGTGGCCTTTTATGTGTCCTACGCCAGCTTTGGGTATCTCATGCAGAACCTGAACACCGTCACCAATTTCGTGTGCAAGAAGGGTGTTTACGACGACTACACCGTTTTGGTCGTGACGTGGACAACGTGGTTCCTGCTGATCTCCATGGGCATCTTTGCCCTCAATCtgatgcgccgccgccactacGAGCTGTTCTACTACACGCACCTCGCCGCGACGTACATGACGCTACCCGCCATGCTCTTCCACGCCTCTGCTGGCTGGATGTACCTGCTCCCCGGCATGACGGTGCTCCTGTCTGACCAGCTGGTGCGTCTGTGGCAGCGGtccgccgtggtgcgcgtcgtgcgcgcgcgcgtgatcGGCGACGACACGACGGAGCTCGCCTTCACTGTGCCCGGGCGATGGGATATGCGGCGCGTGCACCCGGGACAGTACgtgctggtgtgcgtgccggagctgacggcgctgcagtggcACCCCTTCACGCTGATCAACGTCGTGGACGAGGAGTCGGCTGTCGTCGGAAGCTCGAAGGTGAGCGCGAAGGAGACCGTGTTCTACGTGCACGTCAAGTCAATGGGGCCGAAGACGTGGACGGGGCGGCTGTACGACCTAGTGAGCCGCGGCGAAGAGATCACGATGGCTGTGGAGGGGCCCTGTGGGACGCCGGTGGTCTACCGCCACTATGGCAACATTGTTCTGGTTGCCGGTGGCATCGGCGCGACGCCGTGCGTATCGATCCTcgggtcgctgctgcgccagtgccACGCTCTCGGCCACAGTGGCGCTAGCCCACGTGTGACTTTCATTTGGTCTACTCGCTCTGCGCGTCACGTGAAGGCGGTAGCAGacatgctgcagctgccgatGCGGTGTGGCGACGTGGTTCGTCAACCTGCGACccgtgcggcgctggtgaAGAAGATCGACACGTGTGTGGCACCCGAAGACGTCACCAACGATGTGAGGCTGAATACCGAGATCATCCAGCCCGCCAATTCTCTGGAGCAGGACGAGCCGCTAAATGAGGAGTTCAGTGCGGTGAACGAGGGTGTCCGCATAGCTGACGACGCAGTGCAAAACTTTTTTCTTGACGTCTATGTCACTCGTAcgacggagctgcagcatTTTTCCAACGGAGACGCGTGCCTGGGCGAGCAATGCTCATCAACGCCCTTCACTCCCTCGCCAAAGAAAGGCTTTGTGGAGTTGGATAGCAAAACGCTTAGTTGCGCGGGTGCCATGGGGACTGTCCAAAATGCTGTGGACAGCGCCTCGCCTTGGAAGCAGaagacagcgacagcgacgacgaccgGGCCGCACGGCAAGGCTGACGATGCGGAAGAAGCGAAGGCGTTCTCCAATGCGTCTATGGGCAGGGAAAGCAAAGGCCTTGATTTGACCGGCGCCGATGGCTGTGAGGATCGCATCAACGGCTCTTCAGAGTCGACTGCACATAGAATGGGGTGGAAAGTTTTTGGCGACGCTGCATCTGCTATGGATGAGGAAGGTGCCTTTATGTTGAATGGGCTTTCCAGGTGGTCGTCAAGCTCTGTTACGAAGTCGAGCGAGCGCCTGCATGATaacagcgacagcagcggcagcgggtgTGTGGCGCTGAAGGTGCACTCGTGGCGCCCCGATGTCGATCGCCTCATCCGCGAGGCACTCAAGCAGCCTGGATCTGGCGTCCAGGAATCCTCGAAACTGGACAAGGCCCGCACGTTGTTGTTTGTGTGCGGTCCGAACTCGCTCGTTCGCCAGGTAACGGCCTCAGGGGCGCAGCTCGGTGTGGCGGTGCACAAGGAAGAGTTCCTCTTCTAG
- a CDS encoding putative pseudouridine synthase A-like protein: MASSSTADDHSAVAGIVASSASVCGSRDAAASPPTALPKLGSAKQQRTERAFLFDRYPSRKIALRLAYHGHVHDGLAKQKETDNTVEGLVCDALRRLRLIPEDGPHNFGRCGRTDKGVSALGNAFSLTARASCTGDAEPQLPPLDYCSMLNNVLPSTIRIVGCALVDDAFDARFSCVHRTYRYYFFHRGLNLAAMQEAAAFFLGTHNFRNFCKMDVVNVSNFVRTVFSVGLHPSEALPELISYLEIRANSFLYHQIRCIMEVLFLVGRGLEVPSVVQTLLELGDRKPTYPLADGTPLILWDCGFDNVQWQMSHCAFHAMEQELQDIGTALLIRATSATAMRSQLFRWYTGTADVFRKDTSEKDASGEDRSRAVVRRDPELRRLDGWSITGCDWTDPGTAGQMKARKRDLLYYLRTEAKNGQPLPTTTSCEEKTSQTAETIASGALAPVNYVPLLQRETERTYEEEVRELSGKKRARYEVNEAKKAAAAAAHKEVVSED; the protein is encoded by the coding sequence ATGGCGTCCTCTTCCACAGCCGACGACCATAGCGCCGTTGCCGGCATAGTGGCATCCTCGGCTTCGGTCTGCGGCAGCCgagacgccgctgcctcgccaccgacggcgctgcccaAACTGGGCAGCGCAAAGCAGCAAAGGACGGAGAGGGCGTTCTTGTTCGATCGGTACCCAAGCCGAAAGATCGCGCTGCGGTTGGCATATCACGGTCACGTGCACGACGGCCTCGCAAAACAGAAGGAGACGGACAACACAGTGGAGGGACTCGTGTGCGATGCGTTGCGACGGCTTCGTCTCATCCCGGAGGACGGGCCGCACAACTTTGGGCGGTGCGGTCGCACGGATAAGGGCGTCAGTGCCCTCGGCAACGCCTTCTCCCTTACCGCTCGTGCGTCGTGCACTGGAGACGCGGAGCCTCAGCTGCCGCCACTGGACTACTGCAGCATGCTCAACAACGTCCTGCCCTCAACAATTCGCATCGTTGGCTGTGCGTTGGTCGATGACGCCTTCGACGCACGCTTCTCCTGCGTCCATCGCACCTACCGCTACTACTTTTTCCACCGCGGGCTGAACCTGGCAGCAATGCAGGAAGCTGCCGCCTTCTTCCTCGGGACGCACAACTTCCGCAACTTCTGCAAGATGGACGTTGTGAATGTGAGCAACTTTGTGCGCACGGTGTTCTCGGTCGGCCTGCACCCGAGTGAGGCGCTGCCAGAGCTTATTTCGTACCTTGAGATCAGAGCGAACTCGTTCTTGTACCACCAGATTCGCTGCATTATGGAGGTGCTGTTTCTCGTGGGCCGCGGGCTGGAGGTCCCTAGCGTGGTCCAGACGCTGCTAGAGCTAGGTGACCGCAAACCAACGTACCCCCTGGCAGACGGTACCCCACTGATATTGTGGGACTGCGGATTCGACAATGTTCAGTGGCAGATGTCCCACTGCGCGTTTCATGCGAtggagcaggagctgcaggacaTCGGCACCGCGCTTCTTATACGCGCCACATCTGCCACCGCTATGCGGTCCCAGTTATTCCGCTGGTACACCGGTACCGCAGACGTGTTTCGCAAGGACACGTCGGAGAAAGACGCATCGGGCGAGGACCGCTCGCGTGCTGTTGTTCGGCGCGATCCCGAGCTGCGGCGTTTGGATGGGTGGTCCATCACGGGGTGCGACTGGACAGACCCGGGCACCGCCGGCCAGATGAAGGCGCGCAAGCGCGACCTGCTTTACTACCTTCGTACAGAAGCCAAGAATGGGCAGCCcctgccgacgacgacgagctgTGAGGAAAAGACTTCTCAGACCGCAGAAACCATTGCCAGCGGAGCGCTGGCACCGGTGAACTACGTGCCTCTCTTGCAGCGTGAGACAGAGCGCACCTATGAGGAGGAGGTACGGGAGTTGAGCGGGAAGAAGCGCGCGCGCTACGAAGTGAAtgaggcgaagaaggcggccgctgcggcggcgcataAAGAGGTGGTAAGCGAGGACTAA